A window of Chitinophaga sp. MM2321 contains these coding sequences:
- a CDS encoding DUF4302 domain-containing protein: protein MKKTALYILLSALIFTACRKDKMTGNEVEKSFPVPQESLDSFIQIMSAAPDGWEGWLTPQGAQIFHVYFQLDNNQVTLYTDQNEDAASKPSKTSYTLGISGSVNPTLSFGNGSLLQHIVLNSKRGVDTAYAFRYAAGDTVVLLGNRYGDELKLVKASSQTKAAITTGKLSSSIADISTFLQQANFMAIYPGKDSVLVLMSESIRFFGFYIVNSGLSLDKSLTDFAYTLNGIRLRRPLTVAGQAVSEILWDEAKEGLYVQIGSEKVYVMYKRLPVTPLHYLLGNDFPGVISAVTPLYEDLPGWSSTFMNMWIQTHNDLSDNGFLLYTMEFVFLTATNQLNLNMYIAEGNDLYRATYPYKYTKSATGVYTFVPQPTSGNAAYFAPLVTNFTNLVSQNHFTVDYYDDVAGQQLLGKLICVENPAIYCTGFFGSYADPQ, encoded by the coding sequence ATGAAAAAGACAGCTTTATATATCCTCCTCTCTGCACTTATTTTTACGGCATGCCGTAAAGATAAAATGACCGGTAACGAGGTAGAAAAATCCTTTCCTGTTCCCCAGGAAAGCCTGGATTCCTTCATCCAAATCATGAGTGCCGCGCCCGATGGCTGGGAAGGCTGGCTCACACCGCAGGGCGCACAAATATTCCATGTGTACTTTCAGCTGGACAACAACCAGGTGACCCTTTACACCGATCAGAATGAAGACGCCGCCTCCAAACCAAGCAAGACCAGCTATACACTCGGTATTTCCGGATCAGTAAATCCAACACTCAGCTTCGGCAATGGTTCCCTGTTACAACATATCGTTTTAAATAGTAAACGCGGCGTAGATACTGCCTATGCTTTCAGATATGCAGCCGGAGATACGGTAGTACTGCTGGGAAACCGTTATGGTGATGAGCTGAAACTGGTAAAAGCATCCTCGCAAACCAAGGCCGCTATTACAACAGGGAAACTCTCATCCAGCATTGCAGACATCAGTACCTTCCTGCAACAGGCAAATTTTATGGCCATATACCCCGGCAAAGATTCGGTGCTGGTGCTGATGAGTGAATCCATCCGGTTCTTTGGTTTTTATATCGTTAACAGTGGCTTATCCCTGGATAAATCATTAACAGACTTTGCCTATACCCTCAACGGTATCAGGCTACGCAGGCCGTTAACCGTAGCGGGACAGGCAGTCAGCGAGATTTTATGGGATGAAGCAAAGGAGGGTTTATATGTACAGATAGGCTCAGAAAAGGTATATGTGATGTACAAACGATTACCTGTTACACCGCTACACTACCTGCTGGGCAACGATTTCCCCGGCGTGATATCTGCAGTAACACCGCTTTATGAAGATCTTCCGGGGTGGTCTTCCACCTTCATGAATATGTGGATACAAACACACAACGACCTCTCCGATAACGGGTTCCTGCTGTATACGATGGAATTTGTTTTCCTTACGGCTACTAATCAGCTCAACCTGAATATGTACATTGCTGAAGGGAATGATCTTTACAGGGCCACTTACCCTTATAAATATACGAAGTCGGCAACGGGTGTTTATACTTTTGTACCACAGCCTACAAGTGGCAATGCTGCTTACTTTGCACCATTGGTAACAAATTTTACCAACCTGGTTTCACAGAATCATTTCACGGTAGATTATTACGATGACGTTGCAGGACAACAATTATTAGGCAAATTAATTTGTGTAGAGAACCCGGCGATTTATTGTACCGGATTCTTTGGGTCTTATGCGGATCCCCAATAA
- a CDS encoding putative zinc-binding metallopeptidase codes for MKSTYFKTVLAICLLGILASCRKKEDLDISNLFPEETETPSAIDNWITANYTKPYNIAVKYRWQPFELATDKTMVPIKEEKVIPVMDIIRLTWIEPYIKEAGLDFFLKYSPKQFVLVGSAKYNSNGTITLGEAESGKTIQLLLLNYFDQKDQAFVKQMLHTIHHEFAHILHQTIFYPREFKQVTPGGYTGNWNNTSEEDALNMGFITPYARASTDEDFVEMASTMLTEGKDGFETILDNIPDANGQSLIREKAEIVKNYYFNTWKINFDSLQLKTYTAIVEATR; via the coding sequence ATGAAATCAACATACTTTAAAACTGTATTAGCTATTTGCCTCCTGGGCATACTGGCCAGTTGCAGGAAAAAAGAAGACCTTGATATCTCCAATTTGTTTCCGGAAGAAACGGAGACGCCCTCTGCTATCGACAACTGGATCACCGCCAATTATACCAAACCATATAATATCGCCGTAAAATACCGCTGGCAACCATTTGAACTGGCAACGGATAAAACGATGGTACCGATAAAGGAAGAAAAGGTAATCCCCGTCATGGATATTATCCGGCTTACCTGGATAGAACCTTATATAAAAGAAGCGGGACTCGACTTCTTCCTGAAATATTCTCCCAAGCAATTTGTACTCGTAGGCAGCGCCAAATACAATAGCAATGGTACCATTACCCTGGGTGAAGCAGAAAGCGGGAAAACCATACAGCTGCTCCTGTTAAATTATTTCGATCAGAAGGACCAGGCATTCGTGAAGCAGATGCTGCATACTATTCATCATGAATTTGCACACATCCTGCATCAGACAATTTTTTATCCCAGGGAATTTAAACAGGTAACACCGGGAGGCTATACCGGCAACTGGAATAATACATCGGAAGAAGATGCGCTGAACATGGGTTTCATCACGCCATATGCCAGGGCCAGCACCGATGAGGATTTTGTGGAAATGGCCTCTACCATGCTTACAGAAGGCAAAGATGGTTTTGAAACGATCCTGGATAATATTCCTGATGCCAACGGACAATCACTGATCAGGGAAAAGGCTGAAATCGTAAAGAATTACTATTTCAATACCTGGAAAATAAACTTCGACAGCCTGCAACTAAAAACATATACAGCTATTGTTGAAGCTACCAGATAA
- a CDS encoding SusC/RagA family TonB-linked outer membrane protein, whose amino-acid sequence MFEILYKKKRPKSKLLLVLLSLVCLESQAMPVTNEQIREKLEVILGRMEKKYNVVFVYDAAVINKDMNVEIDPDKLSMQQALTLLENKGINYKVIGDKIVLTRPAENIIRQQEQIIVKGRIGTRSENGDAGFVPGISVVEKGTANGTATNTKGEFTIKVKHGATLVFSMVGFKSQEAKATADKPIILTLEENVTNLNQVVITGYQTIDRKLFTGSAATLKASDVKREGITDVSRMLEGRVAGVSIQNVSGTFGAAPKIRVRGATSITGDNKPLWVVDGIVLEDVVNVSNEQLSTGDPTTLLGSSVAGLNPDDIESFQILKDAAATAMYGARAMNGVVVITTKKGRIGKPLVSYTGNFSTYIKPTYNDYNILNSADQMSVYKSMESRGWLNYGNIATKADGGVFTKLAEKINDRTVYNDEKSKNEFLKRYALANTDWFDVLFRNSLMQEHSLSISSGTEKSQLYFSTSFLDDNGWTIGDRVKRFTGNARANFNITPKLTVGLITQGSIRDQRAPGSVGRVSNAVEGKYDRDFDINPFSYALNTSRTMTAYDENGELEYFRRNYAPFNIINELHNNTLDLTMVDLKLQGEAAYKITPTLKYTFTGALRYAKTNREHKVRENSNMPMAYRAADNADVIQRNKFLYRDPDDPEAYPVVVLPYGGFYNTNDDYLVSYNVRNSLEWNKTYHDTHMFVVYASQELRYADRQNKFSNGYGYQYDKGGVPYVDPRIIKQAVESNFDFYGMKNYYDRFLAYMGNAAYSYKGKYNLNGTVRYDGSNLLGKSRNARWLPTWNISGSWNVDTEEFMKHQELINRLTLRATYGLTASLQGKATNSSLITRSSRSYRPYLPEIETVINIEDLENAELTWEKQYETNIGIDIGMFQERLSLTIDGYKRDGFDLISPIRTSGIGGQFIKNANYADMKSHGVEVTLGGNIIQQKDWQWRSQLTMAWNENKITNLKTNPNIWDLVSPDGGPMLDHPYRGLYSIDLYQLSALDGTPVFVNEKGEKISEVNLQSDVIDNLKYNGAIDPKLTGGFYNSIRFKNLTLSALLTFSAGNVIRLNPAFSQEYTDLSTMPREFLDRWMMTGDESITDIPALSDLRVINKLGGVTPYYTYNYSTPRVADGGFIRLKQVSLNYSLPLKYTSVVGLNNASLSLVANNPWLIYADPKLKGQDPEFFQSGGVALPIPKQYTLSVKVGF is encoded by the coding sequence ATGTTTGAAATCCTTTACAAAAAGAAGCGACCAAAATCGAAGTTACTCCTCGTACTCCTTTCCCTGGTATGCCTGGAAAGCCAGGCCATGCCTGTTACCAATGAGCAGATCAGAGAGAAACTGGAAGTCATCCTTGGCAGGATGGAGAAAAAGTATAATGTCGTATTTGTGTATGATGCTGCTGTCATCAACAAAGACATGAACGTGGAAATAGATCCCGATAAACTGTCTATGCAGCAGGCCCTCACCTTACTTGAAAATAAAGGTATCAACTACAAAGTGATCGGTGATAAAATAGTACTCACCCGCCCGGCCGAAAACATCATCCGGCAACAGGAACAGATCATCGTGAAAGGAAGGATAGGCACCCGCTCTGAAAACGGCGATGCCGGCTTCGTACCAGGTATCAGCGTAGTGGAAAAAGGTACTGCCAACGGAACGGCTACCAACACCAAAGGAGAGTTTACCATTAAAGTAAAACACGGCGCCACCCTGGTATTCAGCATGGTGGGCTTCAAATCACAGGAAGCCAAAGCCACTGCCGACAAACCCATCATACTCACCCTGGAAGAAAACGTAACAAACCTTAACCAGGTAGTAATAACAGGTTACCAGACCATTGACCGCAAACTGTTTACCGGTTCCGCCGCCACCCTGAAAGCCTCCGATGTAAAACGCGAAGGCATCACTGATGTGAGCCGGATGCTGGAAGGTCGCGTAGCGGGCGTTTCTATACAAAACGTATCCGGTACTTTCGGAGCTGCCCCAAAAATCCGTGTACGTGGTGCTACGTCCATCACCGGCGACAACAAACCACTATGGGTAGTAGATGGAATTGTACTGGAAGATGTGGTAAATGTGTCCAATGAACAATTATCTACCGGAGACCCCACCACCCTCCTGGGCTCCTCTGTAGCAGGTTTGAACCCTGATGATATCGAAAGCTTTCAGATCCTGAAAGATGCCGCCGCAACAGCCATGTACGGTGCACGCGCCATGAACGGCGTGGTGGTTATCACCACAAAGAAAGGACGTATCGGTAAACCACTCGTTTCCTACACCGGTAATTTTTCTACTTATATCAAACCTACCTACAACGATTATAACATCCTGAATTCAGCCGATCAGATGTCGGTATACAAATCCATGGAAAGCAGGGGCTGGCTGAATTACGGCAACATTGCCACCAAAGCCGATGGAGGCGTATTCACCAAACTGGCGGAAAAAATAAACGACAGAACAGTATACAATGACGAGAAATCAAAGAACGAATTTCTGAAGAGATATGCGCTGGCTAATACCGACTGGTTTGATGTATTGTTCCGCAACTCACTGATGCAGGAACATTCCCTCTCCATCTCTTCCGGTACAGAAAAATCACAGCTGTACTTCTCTACCAGCTTCCTCGATGATAACGGCTGGACCATCGGCGACCGGGTGAAACGTTTCACCGGTAATGCCCGTGCAAACTTCAACATCACACCGAAACTGACTGTGGGCCTGATTACGCAGGGTTCTATCCGCGACCAGCGTGCTCCCGGCAGCGTAGGCCGCGTCAGCAATGCCGTAGAAGGTAAATACGACCGCGATTTCGATATCAATCCATTCAGCTATGCATTGAATACCAGCCGCACCATGACGGCCTACGATGAGAATGGTGAACTGGAATATTTCAGACGTAACTATGCACCCTTCAACATCATCAATGAGCTGCATAATAATACGCTGGACCTCACCATGGTGGATCTGAAATTACAGGGCGAAGCTGCTTACAAAATAACACCTACCCTGAAATATACATTCACCGGCGCTTTGCGCTACGCCAAAACAAACAGGGAACATAAAGTAAGAGAAAATTCCAACATGCCCATGGCCTACCGGGCGGCAGACAATGCAGATGTGATCCAACGGAATAAATTCCTGTACCGTGATCCGGACGATCCGGAAGCATATCCTGTTGTAGTATTGCCTTACGGCGGTTTCTACAATACCAACGATGATTATCTCGTTAGCTATAACGTACGCAACTCCCTGGAATGGAACAAAACCTATCATGACACACACATGTTTGTGGTATATGCTTCGCAGGAATTACGCTATGCCGACCGGCAGAATAAATTCTCCAACGGCTATGGCTACCAGTACGATAAAGGCGGTGTGCCTTATGTAGATCCCAGGATTATCAAACAAGCCGTAGAAAGTAATTTTGATTTTTATGGTATGAAGAATTATTACGACCGCTTCCTCGCCTACATGGGCAATGCGGCCTATTCCTACAAAGGAAAATATAACCTGAACGGTACAGTGAGATATGATGGTTCCAACCTGCTGGGCAAATCCCGGAATGCCCGCTGGCTACCCACCTGGAATATCAGCGGCTCCTGGAATGTGGACACCGAAGAATTCATGAAGCATCAGGAGTTGATCAACCGCTTAACGCTGCGTGCTACTTATGGTCTTACCGCCAGTCTTCAGGGCAAAGCTACCAACTCCAGTCTTATCACACGCAGCAGCAGAAGCTATCGTCCTTATCTCCCGGAAATAGAAACCGTCATCAATATAGAAGACCTGGAAAACGCAGAACTTACCTGGGAAAAACAATATGAAACCAACATCGGTATTGATATCGGTATGTTCCAGGAAAGACTATCACTCACCATCGATGGCTACAAGCGGGATGGTTTTGACCTGATCAGTCCTATTCGTACTTCCGGTATTGGCGGACAGTTCATCAAAAATGCGAACTATGCAGATATGAAATCGCATGGGGTGGAAGTAACGCTGGGCGGTAATATTATCCAGCAAAAAGACTGGCAGTGGAGAAGCCAGCTCACGATGGCCTGGAACGAAAACAAGATCACCAATCTTAAAACCAATCCCAATATATGGGACCTTGTATCACCGGATGGTGGCCCCATGCTGGATCATCCTTACAGAGGGCTTTACTCCATTGACCTCTATCAACTGTCGGCCCTCGATGGTACACCGGTTTTTGTAAATGAAAAAGGTGAAAAGATCAGCGAAGTAAATTTACAGAGTGATGTCATCGATAACCTCAAATACAATGGTGCGATTGATCCCAAACTAACCGGCGGATTTTACAACTCCATCCGCTTCAAAAATCTTACGCTGTCTGCTTTACTTACATTCAGCGCAGGTAATGTGATCCGGTTGAATCCTGCTTTCAGCCAGGAGTATACAGATCTCTCCACCATGCCGCGTGAATTTCTGGATCGCTGGATGATGACCGGCGACGAAAGTATCACAGACATACCGGCTTTATCGGATCTCCGTGTCATTAATAAGTTGGGGGGTGTTACTCCTTACTATACTTACAACTATTCCACTCCGCGCGTGGCGGATGGCGGGTTTATACGACTGAAACAGGTATCGCTGAATTACAGCCTGCCATTAAAGTACACCAGTGTAGTGGGACTGAACAATGCATCATTAAGCCTGGTGGCTAACAACCCCTGGCTGATATATGCTGATCCTAAACTGAAAGGGCAGGATCCTGAGTTCTTCCAGTCCGGTGGTGTGGCATTGCCTATACCCAAGCAATATACCTTATCCGTAAAAGTTGGTTTCTAA
- a CDS encoding DUF4302 domain-containing protein yields the protein MKNIIIAGLLLFTLATACRKQDDTSIFGEKPEERMNKQLAEYKTQLTTGANGWKAYVYPEGGAGFGFYFKFTDNNRVSMLGDLLPNTATDLKESSYRLAAQQRPSLVFDTYNYLHMLSDPDENIYGGLRGRGYDSDFEFGYDSTHNDTIFLTGNYNQSKMIMIKAAAPEESSYKAGALNDIQQKLDAYNNRYNTLYLKTADNKQVQLSIDANFREFSQVYLDSGMFKTKTYPYAHSIKGIFFKEPVTIDAYTFQELIYDDAKDVLYLKSGNNTVNILTSNVPVFPMHLLMGISFKQIFTSDATSVAFSPSYKTMWNDAKAALAAEPYTYPLTLEDLTIMFDINTNQMTFTFRFTQLGNSFPAPFIFDYTKTDDGTYTFAMQRVQGQLSEIMYPSAATILNKINTEKFKLDYFTAPGAGKMGQLISIDDPQFAIGGTLK from the coding sequence ATGAAAAATATTATCATAGCCGGGTTACTGTTGTTTACACTTGCAACAGCCTGCCGTAAACAGGATGATACATCCATCTTCGGTGAAAAGCCGGAGGAACGGATGAACAAGCAACTCGCTGAATATAAAACACAGCTCACCACCGGCGCCAACGGCTGGAAAGCCTACGTATACCCCGAAGGTGGTGCAGGCTTCGGCTTCTACTTTAAGTTTACCGACAATAACCGCGTGAGCATGCTGGGAGATTTGCTTCCCAATACCGCCACCGACCTGAAGGAAAGCTCCTACCGCCTGGCAGCGCAGCAACGGCCTTCCCTGGTGTTCGACACTTATAACTATCTGCACATGCTCTCAGATCCTGATGAGAATATTTACGGCGGACTACGTGGCCGCGGGTACGATTCAGATTTCGAATTCGGATATGACTCCACTCATAATGACACGATCTTTCTCACCGGTAACTACAACCAGAGTAAAATGATCATGATCAAGGCTGCCGCACCCGAAGAAAGCAGCTATAAGGCAGGCGCGTTGAACGACATCCAGCAAAAACTGGATGCCTATAACAACCGCTATAATACCTTATACCTTAAAACAGCGGATAATAAACAGGTGCAACTGAGCATTGATGCCAACTTCAGGGAATTTTCACAGGTTTACCTGGACAGCGGGATGTTTAAAACCAAAACATATCCCTATGCACATTCCATAAAGGGGATCTTCTTCAAAGAGCCAGTCACCATTGATGCCTACACTTTCCAGGAACTTATTTATGATGATGCCAAAGATGTCCTGTACCTGAAATCCGGTAACAACACTGTGAACATTCTCACCAGTAATGTACCTGTTTTCCCGATGCATCTCTTAATGGGCATCAGCTTCAAGCAGATATTTACATCAGATGCCACCAGCGTCGCTTTCTCTCCTTCCTACAAAACAATGTGGAATGATGCCAAAGCCGCTCTGGCCGCAGAGCCCTATACATACCCGCTTACCCTGGAGGATCTGACCATTATGTTTGATATCAATACCAATCAGATGACTTTCACCTTCCGGTTTACACAGCTCGGCAATTCATTTCCGGCGCCCTTCATTTTTGACTATACCAAAACGGATGATGGCACCTATACATTTGCCATGCAACGGGTACAGGGACAGCTGAGTGAGATCATGTACCCATCTGCTGCTACCATCTTAAATAAAATCAACACAGAGAAATTTAAACTGGATTATTTCACCGCACCCGGTGCAGGAAAAATGGGTCAGCTGATCAGTATAGATGATCCGCAGTTTGCTATTGGTGGTACGCTCAAATAA
- a CDS encoding thiamine pyrophosphate-dependent enzyme: MFKDSTSVSTLKTPGNSQDEKRDELAELLTAYRLMCHAKNMTDIYEANRLVCKYVHSTSRGHEAIQIATGLQLRPWDFVSPYYRDESMLLAMGFEPYELMLQLLAKADDPFSAGRSYYSHPNSCREDRPRIPHQSSATGMQVIPATGMAQGIQYLEQIRSGLLKTGPQGELPVVVCSLGDGSVTEGEVSEAFQFATLKQLPVIYLVQDNDWGISVTGAEARAMDACEYAAGFRGLEHMRVDGSDFTASYAAMEAAIGYVRQERRPILVQAKVPLLGHHTSGVRKEWYRTKEDLEKHAANDPIPKMRVLLLKHGITEDILTEIENAAVTDIKDVFDRAVKAADPLPETIEEHVFAPAAITVESGTRTPVGGSKVVMVDAALHAIEEIMLQYPEAIFFGQDVGRRLGGVFREAATLGDKFGDHRVFNTAIQEAYIIGATAGLSATGVKPIVEIQFADYFYPGFNQLVTEISKSCYLSNGKYPVQALIRVPIGAYGGGGPYHSASIESTLLNIKGIKVVYPSNVADMKGLLKTAFLDPNPVVMLEHKGLYWSKVPGTQDAMMIEPAADYLLPMGKGNIVLQAHPRDIQQGNSLCIITYGMGVYWAKAAAKAFPGNVEIVDLRTLFPLDEELVFNTVNKHGKCLLLTEEQLHNSFTQALGGRIQKECFKQLDAPVYTLGAMDLPAVPLNIGLEAVMLPDPAKVEAVIKELLAY; the protein is encoded by the coding sequence GTGTTTAAAGATAGTACAAGCGTTTCAACTTTAAAAACGCCAGGCAATAGCCAGGATGAAAAGAGGGACGAACTGGCTGAATTATTAACCGCTTACCGGCTGATGTGCCATGCTAAAAACATGACAGACATCTATGAAGCTAACCGGTTGGTGTGTAAATACGTACATTCTACCTCCCGCGGACATGAAGCTATACAAATAGCTACCGGTTTGCAACTACGGCCCTGGGACTTTGTAAGTCCGTATTACCGGGACGAAAGTATGTTGCTGGCCATGGGCTTTGAGCCCTACGAACTCATGCTGCAATTACTTGCCAAAGCAGATGACCCTTTTTCTGCCGGAAGATCCTATTACAGCCATCCAAACAGCTGCCGGGAGGACAGGCCGCGGATACCGCACCAAAGCAGCGCCACGGGCATGCAGGTGATCCCTGCCACCGGTATGGCACAGGGCATCCAGTACCTGGAGCAGATCCGTTCCGGCTTACTTAAAACCGGCCCGCAAGGAGAACTACCGGTTGTTGTATGCTCCCTGGGCGATGGCAGCGTTACAGAAGGTGAGGTAAGCGAGGCCTTTCAATTTGCCACACTCAAACAATTACCGGTTATTTACCTGGTACAGGATAACGACTGGGGCATTTCCGTAACCGGCGCAGAAGCCCGTGCCATGGATGCCTGCGAATATGCCGCCGGCTTCAGGGGACTGGAACACATGCGGGTGGATGGCAGCGATTTTACCGCCAGCTACGCCGCCATGGAAGCTGCCATCGGTTATGTAAGACAGGAACGCAGGCCCATACTCGTTCAGGCAAAAGTGCCCCTGCTGGGACATCACACTTCCGGCGTACGCAAAGAATGGTACCGCACCAAAGAAGATCTGGAAAAGCATGCTGCCAACGATCCCATTCCTAAAATGCGGGTGCTGTTATTGAAACATGGTATTACAGAAGATATTTTAACGGAGATAGAAAATGCTGCTGTTACAGACATAAAAGATGTCTTTGACAGAGCAGTGAAGGCAGCGGACCCGCTACCGGAAACCATTGAGGAGCACGTATTTGCGCCTGCTGCGATTACCGTGGAATCCGGCACACGTACACCTGTTGGTGGCAGCAAAGTAGTGATGGTAGATGCAGCCCTGCACGCCATCGAAGAAATTATGCTGCAATATCCCGAAGCCATATTTTTTGGACAGGATGTAGGCCGCAGACTGGGCGGCGTTTTCCGGGAGGCAGCTACCCTGGGCGATAAATTCGGTGATCACCGTGTATTCAATACGGCTATCCAGGAAGCTTATATTATTGGCGCCACGGCAGGATTATCAGCCACCGGCGTGAAACCAATAGTGGAAATACAATTTGCAGATTACTTCTATCCGGGGTTTAACCAGCTGGTAACGGAGATCTCCAAATCCTGCTATCTCAGCAACGGAAAGTATCCGGTGCAGGCACTGATCCGGGTGCCTATCGGCGCTTACGGCGGGGGTGGTCCCTATCACTCTGCCAGCATAGAATCTACCCTGCTGAACATTAAAGGCATCAAAGTAGTGTACCCCTCCAATGTGGCAGACATGAAAGGCTTGCTGAAAACAGCTTTCCTCGATCCTAACCCTGTTGTGATGCTGGAACATAAAGGACTCTACTGGAGTAAAGTACCCGGTACCCAGGACGCCATGATGATAGAACCCGCAGCGGATTACCTGTTGCCAATGGGTAAAGGAAATATCGTGTTGCAGGCACATCCCAGAGATATACAACAGGGAAATTCTCTCTGTATCATTACTTACGGTATGGGTGTATACTGGGCAAAGGCCGCAGCCAAAGCATTTCCGGGTAATGTGGAAATTGTAGACCTGCGTACTTTATTTCCGCTGGATGAAGAACTGGTATTTAATACCGTGAACAAACATGGTAAATGCCTGCTTCTCACGGAAGAACAACTGCATAATTCATTCACACAGGCATTGGGAGGACGCATTCAAAAAGAGTGTTTCAAACAACTGGACGCACCGGTGTATACACTGGGCGCCATGGACCTACCCGCCGTACCCCTGAATATCGGGCTGGAAGCCGTTATGCTACCAGACCCTGCAAAAGTGGAAGCAGTGATAAAGGAGTTGTTGGCCTACTAG
- a CDS encoding RagB/SusD family nutrient uptake outer membrane protein: MKNKIVYISTLAILAITPGCKKYLEQLPDQRTEVNSPVKVAELLSTAYPRANYIPFLEAMSDNAEDKGTDVNALINRQPWFFQDVTNRDEDTPDFYWHSAYAAIAAANQALEVIDNATDQSAYAASRGEALVARAYAHFMLVTIFAKAYDPATAGKDPGIPYVTKTEKVVIEKYERKTVAYVYEQIEKDLLEGLSLIDDNSYTGAPAFHFTTKAAHAFASRFYLFKKEYAKVVQHANLTFVGTKALPYLRPVNTLYAQMERLVLQAEYTKATTKANLLLVETKSVWARDLVTNRYGCTPSLARNFIVANNVCGTGFDYSFYYSDPEDFFLPKFNELFIRVDQNANIGDPYDMVPLFSAEEVLFNRAEANTELGNFDAAIKDLNDFVSQRAVDYDPAEHNLTPDKISNYYQTLDIKAGLISTILDFKRMEFVFEGLRWFDILRHKLPVNHISFDGKTRLVLGPNDPRRMVQIPQEAQLSGLELNPR; the protein is encoded by the coding sequence ATGAAAAACAAAATCGTATATATATCAACGTTAGCAATACTGGCCATAACTCCGGGATGTAAAAAATACCTGGAACAATTGCCGGACCAGCGTACAGAAGTAAATAGCCCGGTGAAGGTGGCCGAGCTGCTAAGCACCGCCTATCCCCGCGCCAATTATATTCCTTTTCTGGAAGCCATGTCTGACAATGCGGAAGACAAAGGCACAGATGTGAATGCACTCATTAACCGCCAACCCTGGTTTTTTCAGGATGTAACAAACAGGGACGAAGATACACCGGACTTCTACTGGCACAGCGCCTATGCTGCCATTGCGGCCGCTAACCAGGCACTGGAAGTAATAGACAATGCCACAGACCAGTCAGCCTACGCTGCTTCCCGCGGGGAAGCACTGGTGGCACGTGCTTACGCACATTTTATGCTGGTAACCATCTTTGCAAAAGCATATGATCCAGCTACTGCCGGAAAAGATCCCGGTATCCCCTATGTTACCAAAACCGAAAAAGTAGTCATTGAAAAATATGAGCGTAAAACAGTAGCATATGTGTATGAACAGATAGAAAAAGACCTGTTGGAAGGATTATCACTGATAGATGATAACTCGTACACCGGTGCACCCGCCTTTCATTTCACCACAAAAGCGGCGCATGCTTTTGCTTCCCGCTTTTATCTCTTTAAAAAAGAATATGCTAAAGTAGTGCAACATGCCAATCTTACTTTCGTGGGTACAAAGGCGCTCCCCTACCTGCGCCCTGTAAATACACTTTACGCACAGATGGAGCGGTTGGTATTACAGGCAGAGTATACCAAAGCTACTACCAAAGCTAACCTGCTGCTGGTTGAAACAAAATCCGTATGGGCACGGGATCTTGTAACAAACCGGTATGGATGCACGCCTTCCCTCGCCCGGAATTTCATCGTAGCGAATAATGTTTGCGGCACCGGCTTTGATTATTCTTTCTATTATAGTGATCCGGAAGATTTCTTCTTGCCCAAATTTAACGAACTGTTTATCCGGGTAGATCAGAATGCCAACATCGGTGACCCTTATGATATGGTTCCCCTGTTCTCCGCAGAAGAGGTATTGTTTAACCGTGCAGAAGCCAATACAGAACTGGGTAATTTCGATGCAGCCATCAAAGACCTGAATGATTTTGTGAGCCAGCGGGCCGTTGACTACGATCCGGCTGAACATAACCTTACACCGGATAAAATCAGCAATTACTACCAGACACTGGATATTAAAGCCGGGCTTATCAGTACTATCCTGGACTTCAAACGTATGGAGTTCGTCTTTGAAGGACTGAGATGGTTTGATATACTCCGGCACAAGCTCCCTGTAAACCACATTTCCTTTGACGGCAAAACCAGGCTGGTACTGGGTCCTAATGACCCGCGCCGCATGGTGCAAATACCACAGGAAGCCCAGTTGTCAGGACTTGAATTAAATCCCAGATAA